GGTTCAAGCAGTTCGTGGACGTCTCAGAGAACTTGACAACCGGCGAGACAAAGATCACGGGCTACTGCATCGACGTGTTCGACGAGGTAATGAAGAATTTGCCCTATCCAGTCAGCTACCAGTACGTGCCACAAAATGTTAGCTCCAACTCTTATACCAAGCTTGTGGACATGGTGCGAGATCAGGTCAGTACCATTTACCATGACAACAAAACTACCACCCCACCGTCAACCGATTTCAAAAGGTGGATATGTAGTTAATTGATTGTTACACTTGCAGGAAGTCGACATTGTCGTCGGAGACGTGACGATCAGGGCAAGCAGGATGGCCGACGCGGACTTCACCATGCCCTTCACAGAGTCGGGGTGGTCAATGGTTGTAGCAGTGCAGGGGACGAGCTCCATGTGGTTCTTCGTGAGTCCAATGAGCAGAGGCCTCTGGCTTGCCAGCTTCGCCTTCTTTTGCTTCACCGGATTCGTCGTGTGGGTGATTGAGCACCGGATCAATCCCGAGTTCCGGGGCACGCCGTGGCAGCAGTTCGGCCTCATCTTCTACTTCTCCTTCTCAACACTCGTCTTCTCACAGAGTAGGATTAATCGCAGCTAGCTTCCTTGTTCTATGTTTTTCTGGATGATGGCTTCATCTAATTTTATCGATTTCAGAGGAGAGGCTAGAGAGTAACCTGTCGAGGTTTCTGTTGATCATATGGGTGTTCGTGGTATTGATCCTGACATCAAGCTACACGGCGAGCCTGGCGTCGATGCTGACCGTTCAGCAGCTCCTGCCGACGGTGACCACCGACGTGAGGGAGCTCCAAAAACGCCACCACGACATTGGGTACCAGGAGGGAAGCTTCATCAAAGACTCCCTGGTAAGCATGGGCTTCGATGAGCGGAGGCTGAGGACATACAAGACGGAGGATGAGATCGCAGACGCGCTGTCGAGAGGCCCAGCTAACGGCGGAATCGCAGCGGTGTTCGACGAGATCCCCTACCTGAAGGTCTTCTTGTCCAAGTACTGCGAAGGCTACAAGATGGTCGGCCCCATCTACAAGACCGACGGCCTCGGATTTGTAAGTGCAACACCGTTCAAAAACATGCAATCGATCACCGCATGGTTGGCATCCCTGCTTGTTTGTCTGCTTAATTAGCATGCATCTTTGCGGTTATCGATTGACAGGTGTTTCCCAGAGATTCTCCCTTGACGGGGGATGTGTCGCGGGGGATAGTGACGTTGGCGGAAGGGGAGAAGATGACCAAGATTGAGAAGGCATGGTTCGGCGATACAGCTACCTGCCAGAGCGCGAGCAGCCTCAGCCCCAGCGCTTCATCCAGCCTAAGCTTCCGCAAGTTCGGCGGGCTGTTCCTCTTAACCGGCGTGGCCTCCAGCTTCATGCTCCTCGTCTACCTAGCCACCTTCGCCTACCGTGAGCGCCACGAGCTCCTGGCAGCGGAGGCCACCGCCGACTCTGGGAGCGTGCCGCTGTGGAGGCTACGCGCCTGGCTGCAGCACTTTGACACCAAGGACCTCCGGTCCCCCACCTTCAAGAGGTACAACGAGGAATCCGTGAGGAGCGTCGGCGAGTCCGTGAAACGGACGCCGAGATGGACAGGAGAGAGCCCGAGGAGCAGCGGGGCGAGTCCGTTCAGCGTGCGTTTCAGCTCGGAGATGAACGCCGCTTCTTCACCGGAGGACTCGCCGTTGTCAGAACTGGATAACTCATCCCAGCAGGGGGTCCAAGAGGCAACGACCTCTCAGACTATGGAGATGGCAACGGCATCTCAACATCGACCAGCAGATGGTGCATGTGAAATGGGGTGAAGTTGATATCACAACGGTTGTTGTTACTCATCTTTCTCATCTTTCTCGAGATTCGGTTCAACACGACCTCACATAAAAAGAGAATCTACAACCGTCATGTGTGTAAAATCAACAGTACTACTCATCTTTCTCGAGATTCGGTTCAACACGATCTCACATGAAGAATCTACAACTATCATGTGTGTAAAATCAACAGTACTCTTGACAGTAGTGCATGTACCATATAAACAAATTAACAAGGACTTTATAAATTTAGCATGACATTTCGTAGGACTACATGAACCTGACATAGGGATTACATGCGCAAATAATAGAGGACTCTATAGATCTAGTTCACAGAATATATtgtaaaatattaaatattagacTCATTTCGAAGAGTTCGTCGCCGAGAagtcaaatatgcaaacaaaaacaTTTGCATTTGTTACGTGAAAGTTGTGCTTGTTTTTCAATTAATAGTGTATTTAGAGAAGGGAATCTTCTCATATGGATAGTCATATGGGTAGGCACATGTGCGGACCCCACAGATGATCATACATATGCCATGCAACGGCTGTGATATCATATTGGCCCATTTCGCATGCACCAAAGCATTTCCATCTCAACTGCACTAGATTACCAACTTCCGTCTTCTGTGGAGTCGTGTGGAGTCGTGCCGCTacttaagagggagcaagcaAGACTGGCCGTAGCCGGATAGATCATGTCAGTTTTTTTGTGCATGTACAAATCTCCATGTTTGGACTGCTGATTGCTCTGTTCTTAGCGGTGACCAGAAGATAAATAGTGGTCTCCTACTTGTATATATAGTTGGAATTAGGAGCCTAGCTCAAGTGGTTACGGGAATAGATGTACAAACCTAACGCCTGGATTCAAATCCTCAGGAACACATATTAGTTTTGATTCATACTCGACGACCAGACTATCTTGGTACTTACGCAATTCTTCTTAGAATCAGGCTGGGTATTTAACCAAGATGAAACATCCTGGCACTCATATTTACTATATATCAAAGCTGAACCCGTTTGCTCTTACCATAACGGTTTGGTAACTGTTCACAAAGCAATTTTGTCCAATCAGACATCACCACGTTAGCTTTATTTCCCGTTCTTTCCGTTGATGCGTGTCCATCGTGTGTTTTATTTCACATGGTCGAAGCGGTGATTACGGCCCATCACCACCGAACGAACAGAAAATTCTGGGATCGACCAGCGTGTCCGTCGGAGGCCCACATACTCTGTCCCTGTTATTTCCCATGTCTCTCACGAGTTTCCCCATTGGTTTCTTCCCTTCCCAATCTCCATCAAGAGACCCCATGGGAGCTTCTCCGGCGTCTCTGAGGGCCTTCGCCAGTCCGGCCGTCCGCCGCCTCGGCAGGGATGACCCAGGGGCCAAGTCCTGCATCTCCGTCCCGCCATCCGCTGCCATGATCACGGCCAGATGCCTCACGAAGCCGTACTGGAGGAGCCGCGCCGGGGCATCGCCTCGCGTGGGAGCCAGCTCGAGGGCTGCCGACGTCGGCGGAAGGAGGCCGTCAATCGCCTGGCTACGCCGCTGGGAGCCCGTGTCTGACTGACCGCTCCCTCTTCCCTTCGATTTTATCTCTTTAGTCTCCTCTGATCCTCTCTCTCACCCAAAAACGGGTACATCGGCGGTGGGGACGGCCGCGTCGACCATGGCCTCGAGGCGATAAGAGCGGGACGGCTGACGAGCATGGGGATGCTGCGAAGCCACTCGATCTCCTCTCCGCTGTCAAAATCTTtcgttcttctttttcttgcacaTGCTTCTCCTTTTCAGTTCATGTTTTTCctgtgaattttggggatttttttttcTGCACAGGACATATTGAATTTGGCAACTAGATGGATGATGATGATGTGGAGCACGGGCAGCGCATCAGGTGAGGTATTGCTTTATCTCTCTCCCCCTCCAGTTCCAATAGATTTCAGTAGATTGGAGAgtaggtatatgcatggtattcTCCGAGTTAATTTGTTGATTTCGTAGTTGCTTGCATATTTATTCAGCGATTCTGCTATCATCATTGTTTGTTCCCAACATTGAACCATGTGTATTTCGCACTTGCAGCTGAAATCTTGGGAAGTACTCGTGCCGTACATGATATTGAGCTATGCTACATGAATCCGGTAAGTTCTGTTTTGCTAAGTCTCTTCACTTTTATAAGAGCGGGACGGCTGACGAGCATGGGGATGCTGCGAAGCCACTCGATCTCCTCTCCGCTGTCAAAATCTTtcgttcttctttttcttgcacaTGCTTCTCCTTTTCAGTTCATGTTTTTCctgtgaattttggggattttttttttctgcaCAGGACATATTGAATTTGGCAACTAGATGGATGATGATGATGTGGAGCACGGGCAGCGCATCAGGTGAGGTATTGCTTTATCTCTCTCCCCCTCCAGTTCCAATAGATTTCAGTAGATTGGAGAgtaggtatatgcatggtattcTCCGAGTTAATTTGTTGATTTCGTAGTTGCTTGCATATTTATTCAGCGATTCTGCTATCATCATTGTTTGTTCCCAACATTGAACCATGTGTATTTCGCACTTGCAGCTGAAATCTTGGGAAGTACTCGTGCCGTACATGATATTGAGCTATGCTACATGAATCCGGTAAGTTCTGTTTTGCTAAGTCTCTTCACTTTTTACTGTTTATGTGTGACTCGTGCAAAGTTAGCTTGGGATTTCAGAGCTGGTGTACATACAGGTCCAGCTGCTTACACTTTGAGAGTTGAATCAGGGTAGCCTGTCATTCAGTTCTCCGTAATAATCGTTAAGCCCTCATCCATTGCCATGTAGTTTGCCgacctgtacttctctgttttgttcTACCCCTGTCATCTCTGCACTTCCTGCAAAAAAATTAGATCTTCTAGATTTCATTGCCCGCTTCCTACTCTTTGCTGCATAGCCGATATGTACTAAGGAATTCCACTTATGTATTGGTCAAGGGAGGAAAAGTATGCAGGCTTCATTGGTCAAAATCCTTGCACGTATTGCTCCCATTTGGGAAAACAGGGACCACCAAACAAGACAGAATATATATGAGTTAGGCTTCAATATTGTAGAACAGGAGGTAGTCTTCTACAATTTTCTGCTAtttaaattgttctacttctgctTTTATAGGCACACTGTATTTTCCCAGCTTATTTATCatttcctctatgtacaatatttTATTTTCCATTGTTATGAGCATCTAGGTATCCCTGCTACTTATCTTCTTGTGGTATTTCTTCCGTTCCAAAGAAAGCACACCCAGATTGTCTCTTATTTATTCCTCTTTTTGGCATCATGGGAAGAATTAGTTTTACAAGGCCACCAATAGAACTCAGAGACAGCTAATtgcacaaaaacaagaaaaaGCAGACAGCCAAGGGTTCATCCTTCTACTGGAGCTCAATATTTCTAACAGGCCATGCATTTTGACAGGGAAGCTAGGCACTACTGAAAAGGTACTTTATAAAGTGAGCATACTGCATTTTTGCATATGCACTTCTGGCTCTCTATATGAATAAGAAAACTGTAAATAAGTTGAAGAaatgcttttttttttgcgaatgaaatGCGTCCAATGGTTAAAATCTATAGAGTTTTCTTCTTGCTGTTCTAGAGAgtgttttttcttgctttataATTTGCTGACAGTCTGTCCAGTATTTACCACTTGGTGTGGGTAGCAGGAAAGTTGGTGGGAAACATGTCACACTCATCTCTATCATTTACACCAGCATCTCAAATATTTACAGTTAAATTTCACTATGCATGTTTCTTATGCTATTCTTCAGCATGAGTTTTCTCGGACTCAACAACGGAGT
The Lolium rigidum isolate FL_2022 unplaced genomic scaffold, APGP_CSIRO_Lrig_0.1 contig_20695_1, whole genome shotgun sequence DNA segment above includes these coding regions:
- the LOC124680606 gene encoding glutamate receptor 2.9-like — its product is MAKHLLHPRSSFFLVVLLAALISYQVQVSTAQNAPSQVRVGVILDLTSPVGHRRRTGIRMAVEDYYAAHPSSATRVELHFRDSAGDVLRAASAAVDLIKNAQVQAIIGPPTSAEAEFVSRIGDRAHVPVLSYSATSPELSAAQTPFFVRTTANDSFQTAPVAAVLGAFNWRAAAVLYEDSPYGAGILPALADALQGVSTKIMDRASVPSEADDARIDAVLYRLMAMPTRVFVVHMLYPLAARVFRRAKKAGMMSEEYVWVATDGVGGFMDRLSPEDVDAMQGVVSLQPYVELTDDVKNFSARLRERSRLENPSDADVVDSTLMRLWSYDTAWAIASAVEAAGVPSPAFQTPQQGTALTDLDRLGVSATGATLLKAVLATTFDGIAGKFKLVDGQLQLQAYEVMNIIGKGARTVGFWTPESGISQDLNPDSSKALKLKQILWPGEPRSIPKGWTVSPNGRMLRVAVPVKRGFKQFVDVSENLTTGETKITGYCIDVFDEVMKNLPYPVSYQYVPQNVSSNSYTKLVDMVRDQEVDIVVGDVTIRASRMADADFTMPFTESGWSMVVAVQGTSSMWFFVSPMSRGLWLASFAFFCFTGFVVWVIEHRINPEFRGTPWQQFGLIFYFSFSTLVFSQKERLESNLSRFLLIIWVFVVLILTSSYTASLASMLTVQQLLPTVTTDVRELQKRHHDIGYQEGSFIKDSLVSMGFDERRLRTYKTEDEIADALSRGPANGGIAAVFDEIPYLKVFLSKYCEGYKMVGPIYKTDGLGFVFPRDSPLTGDVSRGIVTLAEGEKMTKIEKAWFGDTATCQSASSLSPSASSSLSFRKFGGLFLLTGVASSFMLLVYLATFAYRERHELLAAEATADSGSVPLWRLRAWLQHFDTKDLRSPTFKRYNEESVRSVGESVKRTPRWTGESPRSSGASPFSVRFSSEMNAASSPEDSPLSELDNSSQQGVQEATTSQTMEMATASQHRPADGACEMG